A DNA window from Phragmites australis chromosome 11, lpPhrAust1.1, whole genome shotgun sequence contains the following coding sequences:
- the LOC133885310 gene encoding carboxylesterase 15-like, with translation MATATESQQHTQVQAAGGRKVVDEVSGWLRMLDDGSVDRTWTGPPEALPLMQPVPPYAVPRDGHTLHELPGEPNLRVYLPEVQGEGGARLPVIVQLHGGGFCISHPSWLMYHHFYARLACAVPAVVVAVELPLAPERRLPAHIDTGVAALRRLRAIALSEDGALDDPAAELLREAADESRVFLIGDSSGGNLVHLIAARVGEDSDGSWAPLRVAGGIPIHPGFVRATRSRSELETKADSVFFTLDMLDKFLALALPEGATKDHPFTCPMGPQAPPLESVPLPPLLVVVAENDLIRDTNLEYCDALSAAGKEVEVLVNRGMSHSFYLNKYAVDMDATTGERARELIDAIRSFVSRH, from the coding sequence ATGGCCACTGCCACCGAGTCCCAGCAGCATACGCAGGTGCAAGCGGCGGGCGGCCGCAAGGTGGTGGACGAGGTGTCCGGCTGGCTGCGCATGCTGGACGACGGCAGCGTCGACCGCACGTGGACCGGCCCGCCGGAGGCCCTCCCGCTGATGCAGCCCGTCCCACCCTACGCCGTCCCGCGCGACGGGCACACGCTCCACGAGCTCCCCGGGGAGCCCAACCTCCGGGTGTACCTCCCCGAGGTGCAGGGCGAGGGCGGCGCGCGCCTGCCCGTCATCGTGCAGCTCCACGGCGGCGGCTTCTGCATCTCGCACCCGTCGTGGCTCATGTACCACCACTTCTACGCGCGCCTCGCGTGCGCCGTGCCCGCCGTGGTGGTCGCTGTCGAGCTCCCGCTCGCGCCAGAGCGCCGCCTGCCAGCGCACATCGACACAGGCGTCGCCGCGCTCCGCCGGCTCCGCGCCATAGCGCTGTCCGAGGACGGCGCCCTTGACGACCCGGCCGCAGAGCTCCTCCGCGAGGCTGCCGACGAGTCCCGGGTGTTCCTCATCGGGGACAGCTCGGGCGGCAACCTAGTCCACCTCATCGCCGCGCGCGTGGGCGAGGACAGCGACGGCAGCTGGGCGCCTCTCCGCGTCGCCGGCGGCATCCCGATCCATCCCGGGTTCGTGCGCGCCACGCGGAGCCGGTCGGAGCTGGAGACCAAGGCGGACTCTGTGTTCTTCACGCTAGACATGCTCGACAAGTTCCTGGCCCTGGCGCTGCCGGAGGGCGCGACCAAGGACCACCCGTTCACGTGCCCGATGGGGCCGCAGGCGCCGCCGCTGGAGTCCGTGCCGCTGCCACCGCTGCTGGTGGTCGTGGCCGAGAATGACCTCATCCGCGACACCAACCTTGAGTACTGCGACGCGCTGAGCGCCGCCGGCAAGGAGGTGGAGGTGCTGGTCAACCGCGGCATGAGCCACTCCTTCTACCTCAACAAGTACGCCGTCGACATGGACGCCACCACCGGGGAGCGGGCTCGGGAGCTCATAGACGCCATCAGAAGCTTCGTCTCCCGCCACTGA